In Populus trichocarpa isolate Nisqually-1 chromosome 16, P.trichocarpa_v4.1, whole genome shotgun sequence, a genomic segment contains:
- the LOC7453744 gene encoding probable U3 small nucleolar RNA-associated protein 11 has protein sequence MSSLRNAIPRKAHKERAQPQARKKFGLLEKHKDYVARAKAFHKKEETLRRLKEKAASRNPDEFYFGMIKSKTVDGVHRPQSEANKYTQEELLLMKTQDIGYILQKAQSEKKKIEKLTATLHSLDGRPSSKHIYFAEDREEAKEIRSRSSENKMATTSVDVPDNIKRKIASSYRELEARKNRANQLEKIYMDMALQKELQKKGRKRKLREDEIVCPTTKPVFKWRSERKR, from the exons ATGTCATCCTTAAGGAATGCTATTCCTAGAAAGGCTCACAAGGAGAGAGCACAACC TCAAGCAAGGAAGAAATTTGGGCTGCTTGAGAAACATAAAGACTATGTTGCACGTGCTAAAGCTTTTCACAAAAAAGAGGAAACTTTGAGG AGGCTTAAAGAGAAAGCAGCATCGAGAAATCCTGATGAGTTTTACTTCGGAATGATTAAGAGTAAAACAGTTGATGGAGTTCATCGGCCACA gagTGAAGCTAACAAATACACTCAAGAAGAACTATTGTTGATGAAGACGCAAGATATTGGATATATCCTTCAAAAAGCACAAAGTGAGAAAAAG AAAATTGAAAAGCTAACTGCCACATTGCACTCGCTGGATGGCCGACCCTCAAGCAAGCATATTTACTTCGCTGAAGATAG GGAGGAGGCTAAAGAAATAAGATCACGATcttcagaaaataaaatggcAACTACTTCTGTTGACGTCCCTGATAATATTAAAAG GAAAATAGCCAGTTCCTACAGAGAGCTTGAGGCCCGGAAGAACCGAGCAAACCAGTTGGAGAAAATATATATGGATATGGCACTGCAGAAGGAATTGCAG AAAAAGGGACGAAAGCGCAAGCTGCGTGAAGATGAGATTGTCTGTCCAACTACGAAACCTGTATTCAAGTGGCGTTCAGAACGAAAGCGGTGA